CGACGATGACAACGAACTGGATTGACGCGGCCGCGCAGGACGATGTGCCGCAGGATGACGTGATGGGCCTGGCTATCGCGGGGCGCGACATTGCGCTGTATGGCGTGGGAGGCGAGGTCTTCGCCACCGACAACATGTGCACCCACGGCCATGCACGGTTGTGCGATGGTTTTCTGGAAGGCCACGAGATTGAATGCCCGCTGCACCAGGGTAAGTTTGACGTGCGCAACGGCAAACCCACCTGCGCGCCCGTCACCGAGCCGCTGCGCAGCTACCCCGTGAAGATCGAGGGCGGCCGCGTCTGGCTGGCCTTCGACTGAGAGGCTGAGAGTCTTTTATCCATGCCCGCCTTGCACGCCAAAGCCCCCCGGCTCGTCGTTGCCAATGCTCGCCATAGCCCGAGCTATGGCTGTGCTTTGCGCCTAGATCCGAGGCGTTTTCGCGCGCCTTTCGGGCTCGGCTAAAAAGCTCTCAGCCTCTGAGCCCCGCTTCCCCCAAGAAAAAAGGAGTAC
This Acidovorax sp. 106 DNA region includes the following protein-coding sequences:
- a CDS encoding non-heme iron oxygenase ferredoxin subunit; the protein is MTTMTTNWIDAAAQDDVPQDDVMGLAIAGRDIALYGVGGEVFATDNMCTHGHARLCDGFLEGHEIECPLHQGKFDVRNGKPTCAPVTEPLRSYPVKIEGGRVWLAFD